The Miscanthus floridulus cultivar M001 chromosome 17, ASM1932011v1, whole genome shotgun sequence genome has a window encoding:
- the LOC136518629 gene encoding ABC transporter G family member 23-like encodes MEDDEICELYLLSRFAPSSSTTHHQLRAAQIAMDQDLSSELDPALLMSTSTSSSSPPGSASPSSSFSHPSPPHYTFAVNNLSCPAPRRRAAANLLPSFLSSSSSASPARDAAGAAGLLKSVSFIASSSNILAVVGPSGAGKSTLLRILSGRGTGSEIAKPGTVSLNGHAVTSRAQLRRLCGFVTQDDNLLPLLTVRETILFAARFRLRAAATAGERRERVDALMQELGLSEVADSYVGGGGGGCGLSAARGVSGGERKRVSIAVDIVHDPPVLLLDEPTSGLDSRSALDVLQLLHDVSRARRQVVVLSIHQPSYRMLHYISSLLLLSRGAVAHFGTLKSLEDAQARLGHKIPMQLNPLELAMEMEVTSQLEAEDRSRIAVHGDHHADDEDEVTRLVISGRHLDVPDQGYCSRFTEVAALTVRCWRTMYRTRELFAARAAQAVVGGLGLGSVYFRLSPDSPDGVALRLGLFAFTLSFLLSSTVEALPILLHERRVLMREASRRAYRLSSYVVANALVFAPCLLAVSLLFSAPLYWLAGLRATPLAAFAFFVLAVWLIVLMASSLVLFLSAVSPDFVIGNALICVFLGVFFLFSGYFIPKDSIPRYWAFMYYVSMYRYPLDLLLINEYGGSARGRCVAWMGGNNGAMSGGVCLRTGADVLRDRGIDEGMKWVNVAVMLGFFLLYRLMCWAVLVRRASKTTL; translated from the coding sequence ATGGAAGACGACGAAATCTGCGAGCTATATCTGCTGAGCCGCTTCGCGCCATCCTCGTCCACTACTCATCATCAGCTCAGGGCTGCACAGATAGCCATGGATCAGGACCTGTCTTCGGAGCTGGACCCGGCGCTGCTCATGTCGACGTCGACGTCCTCCTCGTCGCCGCCAGGCTCGgcctcgccctcctcctccttctcccacCCGTCCCCGCCCCACTACACCTTTGCCGTCAACAACCTCTCATGCCCCGCCcctcgccgccgcgccgccgccaacCTCCTGCCGTCgttcctgtcctcctcctcctccgcttcGCCGGCCCGCGATGCCGCCGGCGCGGCGGGCCTGCTCAAGTCCGTGTCCTTCATCGCCTCCAGCTCCAACATCCTCGCCGTCGTGGGCCCCAGCGGCGCCGGCAAGTCGACGCTGCTCCGCATCCTGTCGGGCCGCGGCACGGGCTCCGAGATCGCCAAGCCCGGCACGGTGTCGCTCAACGGCCACGCCGTCACCTCCCGCGCGCAGCTGCGGCGGCTCTGCGGGTTCGTCACGCAGGACGACAACCTGCTCCCGCTCCTCACGGTCCGCGAGACCATCCTCTTCGCCGCCCGGTTCAGGCTCCGCGCCGCCGCGACAGCCGGGGAGCGCCGCGAGCGCGTGGACGCGCTCATGCAGGAGCTCGGCCTGTCCGAGGTCGCCGACAGctacgtcggcggcggcggcggcggctgcggtctGTCGGCCGCCCGCGGGGTGTCCGGAGGCGAGCGGAAGCGGGTGTCCATCGCGGTGGACATCGTGCACGACCCGCCGGTGCTGCTGCTGGACGAGCCCACGTCGGGGCTGGACAGCCGCTCCGCCCTGGACGTGCTGCAGCTGCTGCACGACGTGTCCCGCGCGCGCCGCCAGGTGGTGGTGCTCAGCATCCACCAGCCCAGCTACCGCATGCTGCACTACATCTCCTCGCTGCTTCTGCTCTCCCGCGGCGCCGTCGCGCACTTCGGCACGCTCAAGTCGCTGGAGGACGCGCAGGCGCGGCTGGGCCACAAGATCCCCATGCAGCTGAACCCGCTGGAGCTCGCCATGGAGATGGAGGTCACCAGCCAGCTCGAGGCGGAGGACCGCTCCAGGATCGCCGTGCACGGTGATCACCATGCCGACGACGAGGATGAGGTGACCCGCCTTGTGATCAGTGGACGACACCTCGACGTCCCGGATCAGGGCTACTGCAGCCGCTTCACGGAGGTGGCGGCGCTGACCGTGCGCTGCTGGCGCACCATGTACCGGACGCGGGAGCTGTTCGCGGCGCGCGCCGCGCAGGCCGTGGTgggcggcctcggcctcggcagcGTCTACTTCCGGCTCAGCCCGGACAGCCCCGACGGCGTGGCGCTCCGGCTGGGGCTCTTCGCCTTCACCCTCAGCTTCCTCCTCTCGTCCACCGTGGAGGCGCTGCCCATCCTCCTCCACGAGCGCCGCGTGCTGATGCGGGAGGCCTCCAGGCGCGCGTACCGCCTCTCCTCGTACGTGGTGGCCAACGCGCTCGTCTTCGCGCCGTGCCTTCTCGCCGTGTCGCTCCTCTTCTCGGCGCCCCTCTACTGGCTCGCGGGGCTCCGCGCCACGCCGCTCGCCGCCTTCGCCTTCTTCGTCCTCGCCGTCTGGCTCATCGTGCTGATGGCCAGCTCCCTCGTGCTCTTCCTCAGCGCCGTGTCGCCGGACTTCGTGATCGGGAACGCCCTCATCTGCGTGTTCCTGggcgtcttcttcctcttctccggcTACTTCATCCCCAAGGACAGCATCCCGAGGTACTGGGCGTTCATGTACTACGTGTCCATGTACAGGTACCCGCTGGACCTGCTGCTCATCAACGAGTACGGGGGCAGCGCAAGGGGCAGGTGCGTGGCGTGGATGGGGGGAAACAATGGCGCCATGTCCGGCGGCGTGTGCTTGAGGACCGGAGCCGACGTGCTCAGGGACAGGGGCATCGACGAGGGGATGAAGTGGGTCAACGTCGCGGTCATGCTGGGGTTCTTCCTGCTCTACAGGCTCATGTGCTGGGCTGTGCTCGTCAGGAGGGCCTCCAAGACCACCCTGTGA
- the LOC136518011 gene encoding adhesin AWP1-like, with amino-acid sequence MYAGGESRPNGGGGGGGGDALRRWRQPGASASPGAAAASSSSSSSSSSSGRGAEEEEGEAQGRGQQRQARRKKQQGRREAVARTIRGGLPSCWGGGVSVVQEAAASGGRRAERRWSRRERAPAADRDAAAGAGDGPEPGTGTATAAPAAWCCVCPGGDCSLEPNPSATGKEDAGVRSLLEQNDFFSADCNPHADVLPAAAAYESS; translated from the coding sequence ATGTATGCGGGCGGGGAGAGCCGGCCCAATGGTGGGGGCGGGGGTGGAGGTGGAGACGCGCTCCGGCGGTGGAGGCAGCCCGGCGCGTCCGCCTCTCCCGGCGCGGCCGccgcgtcttcttcttcttcttcgtcgtcgtcgtcgtccggcagaggagcggaggaggaggaaggggaggcgcAAGGGCGAGGGCAGCAGAGGCAAGCGCGGCGCAAGAAGCAGCAGGGGAGGCGCGAGGCGGTGGCCAGGACGATCCGGGGCGGGCTGCCCTCCTGCTGGGGCGGCGGCGTCTCGGTGGTTCaggaggccgctgcctccggcgGGCGGAGGGCCGAGAGGAGGTGGAGCCGGCGGGAGAGAGCACCGGCCGCCGATCGAGATgctgccgccggcgccggcgatggTCCCGAGCCTGGCACGGGCACCGCCACGGCAGCGCCGGCGGCGTGGTGCTGCGTGTGCCCGGGCGGCGACTGCTCGCTGGAGCCCAACCCGAGCGCCACCGGCAAGGAGGACGCCGGCGTCCGGTCCCTCCTCGAGCAGAACGATTTCTTCTCCGCCGACTGCAACCCGCACGCCGAcgtcctccccgccgccgccgcctacgaGTCGTCGTAG
- the LOC136517436 gene encoding mitochondrial fission 1 protein A-like: MEAKMERFFESVGNFFSGGDHIPWCDRDLIAGIERELADAANDEQRNSSLMRLSWALVHSKQTDDVNRGISMLQASLDNSGSPLETKEKMYLLAVGLYRIGDYSKSRQLADRCLEIQPDWRQAMSLKKAIEDKIAKDGVIGIGIATAAVGLLVGGIAALARKK; the protein is encoded by the exons ATGGAGGCCAAGATGGAACGCTTCTTCGAGTCCGTGGGCAATTTCTTCAGCGGAGGCGACCACATCCCCTGGTGCGACCGCGACCTCATCGCC GGCATTGAAAGAGAGCTTGCCGATGCTGCAAATGATGAACAGAGGAATTCTAGCCTTATGAGGTTATCATGGGCCCTTGTGCACTCCAAGCAGACGGATGATGTAAACCGTGGAATCAGCATGCTTCAAG CTTCTTTGGATAATTCTGGCAGTCCTCTGGAGACTAAGGAAAAGATGTACTTGTTGGCAGTTGGCCTCTACAGGATTGGCGACTACTCAAAAAGCAGGCAACTTGCAGATCGTTGTTTGGAG ATTCAACCTGACTGGAGGCAGGCCATGTCTCTGAAGAAGGCAATAGAAGATAAAATTGCCAAAG ATGGTGTGATTGGAATAGGAATCGCGACAGCTGCCGTGGGACTTCTGGTTGGTGGAATAGCTGCTCTTGCCAGGAAGAAGTGA
- the LOC136517762 gene encoding LOW QUALITY PROTEIN: annexin D4-like (The sequence of the model RefSeq protein was modified relative to this genomic sequence to represent the inferred CDS: deleted 1 base in 1 codon): MADEVQQLNRAFSGLGGLGVDEATMVSALARWRKQPEKRSGFRKGFPGFFKSHGEIDRCEEEYMLHLTAEFARFKNLMVLWAMHPWERDARLAHHVLHQQHPAAIVVEVACTRSADELLGARRAYQALFHHSLEEDVAYRARDKPYCSLLVGLVTAYRYEGPRVNEEVAKAEAKALGAAVKSADAGGGSGKKLVENDEVVRILTTRSKPHLVETFKYYKEMHGRHVEEDLSQSSGEETLLETVLCLAAPAKYFSQVIEGALRDGADHHAKEALTRVAVTRSDHDMDDIRAAYHQQFGAKLEDAIAAKAHGHYRDALLSLGAGK, from the exons ATGGCCGACGAAGTTCAGCAGCTGAACAGGGCCTTCTCAG GCCTTGGCGGGCTCGGCGTGGATGAGGCC ACGATGGTGTCGGCGCTGGCGCGGTGGCGCAAGCAGCCCGAGAAGCGGTCCGGGTTCCGCAAGGGCTTCCCGGGCTTCTTCAAGAGCCACGGCGAGATCGACCGGTGCGAGGAGGAGTACATGCTGCACCTGACCGCCGAGTTCGCGCGGTTCAAGAACCTGATGGTGCTGTGGGCGATGCACCCGTGGGAGCGCGACGCCCGGCTGGCGCACCACGTCCTCCACCAGCAGCACCCGGCCGCCATCGTCGTGGAGGTGGCCTGCACGCGGTCCGCCGACGAGCTGCTGGGCGCGCGCCGGGCGTACCAGGCGCTCTTCCACCACTCCCTCGAGGAGGACGTCGCGTACCGCGCCAGGGACAAGCCCTACTGCAGC CTGCTGGTCGGGCTGGTGACCGCATACCGGTACGAGGGTCCGCGGGTGAACGAGGAGGTGGCGAAGGCGGAGGCCAAGGCGCTGGGCGCCGCCGTGAAGAGCGCGGATGCCGGCGGCGGCTCCGGGAAGAAGCTGGTGGAGAACGACGAGGTGGTCCGGATCCTGACCACCAGGAGCAAGCCCCACCTCGTGGAGACCTTCAAGTACTACAAGGAGATGCACGGCAGGCACGTGGAGGAGGACCTGAGCCAGAGCAGCGGGGAGGAGACCCTGCTGGAGACCGTGCTGTGCCTCGCCGCGCCGGCCAAGTACTTCAGCCAGGTGATCGAGGGCGCGCTGAGGGACGGCGCGGACCACCACGCGAAGGAGGCCCTGACGAGGGTGGCCGTGACGCGGTCGGACCACGACATGGACGACATCAGAGCCGCCTACCACCAGCAGTTCGGGGCCAAGCTGGAGGACGCCATCGCGGCCAAGGCGCACGGGCACTACAGGGACGCGCTGCTCTCCTTGGGCGCCGGCAAATGA